The DNA region CCTACCTTATTTAAACATGGGATAAAAATCAATTTATTAAATGAACTGGGTCATTTAAATGGATTTATTCTAAATCTTATTTTATTTACCTTCATGTTTATTTTTATTTTAATATATAAAAAACATTTATTAAATAATTTTAAAAAACATAAATAAGGATTAAATCAATGAACATAAATTATACTTTAAATCTAGAAGGTGAACCTTGTCCATATCCTGCTATTGCAACGCTTGAAGCTTTAAAACAATTAAAAAGCAAAGATATTTTAGAAGCACTATGTGATTGTCCACAAAGCATTAATTCTATACCTCAAGATGCAAAAAACTATGGCTTTAAGGTTTTAAAAATTGATCAAGATGGTCCAACACTTAGATTTCTAATTCAAAAACCTTAAAAATTTACAATAAAATTTCATTTTATAATTTAAAAATCAAGTATAATAAAATCTTAAATTTATAAAAATACTACACTTCTTGTTTTTTACAATTTACAAATCAAATAAATTAAAAACAAGCTTAAATATTTAAATAAAAATCAAATATAAAGATTTTTATAAATTTAAATTAATAATCTTTGTTACTAAAATACACAAGAATATTTTATATTAGTCTAGTGTAAAAAAATATTAAAAAACACTTTAGTATAGTAATTAAACCAAAAAGGAGGAATAATGTGGCAAGGAAGAAATGACGGTGATGAAATCATTCATCAAAGACTATTTAAATGTTTAAACAAACACTCAAATAACAAATTACTAGGATTTTGCTCATCTTTAGGAGTACAAAGAAATCATGGAAGAATAGGTAGCGAATTAGCTCCAAAAATCATAAGAAATCATATGGCTAATTTTGCTATACATGATAATTTCAATTTTGATGATTTAGGAGATATTGAGAATTTCGATACACTAGAAACAGGTGATCATTTACTCTATCACCGATGTTTAGAAATTTTAAAAAACAATCATTATGGAGTAATTTTAGGTGGCGGACATGAAAGCTCTTTAGGACCTATTAAAGCACTTTTAGATTATAAAAAAAGCGTGGGAATTATCAATTTTGATGCACATTTTGATGTAAGAATACAAGATTTACATACTTCTGGAAATTCTTTTTATAAAGCTTACGAATATGCTAAAGAAAATAATTATAATTTTTCTTATCTTTGTTTAGGTGCAAATAAATTATCTAACACTCAAGCTCTTTTTCAAACCATGGAAAATATGAAAGCAAATTATGTATTAGATATTGAATTTGAAAAATCTCAAGAATTGATTGAAAAATTCTTAAAACAACATGAATTTATTTATCTTAGTATAGATGTGGATGTATTTTCACAAAATATTGCACCTGGTGTAAGTGCTCCTGCGCTTTTTGGCATTAGTTTAAAAGAAATTTTACCCTTATTAAGACTGATTTTTCAAAGTAATAAAGTTTTTTTAGCAGATATTTGTGAATTTAATCCTCGATTTGATATAGATAATCATACAGCCAAACTCGTGGCTTATTTAGTATATTTTTTATTAAGCAAAGGAGCAATATGAAATTTGAAAGTTTAAGCGTGTTAACTCTTAGTATTGGAGTTTTATTATTTGGAATGTTTTTAAAAAAACGTTTTTTAATTTTAGAAAAATTTTGCATTCCAGCCCCTGTTATAGGAGGATTTTTAGTTAGTATAATACTCTATTTTTTAACTTTTATTGAAATTCAAGTTGATTTTGATACAAGTTTACAAACCCCATTAATGGTAGCATTTTTTACTATAATAGGTCTAAGTGGAAGTTTTAAACTCCTTAAAGTAGGTGGTAAAATGCTTTTAATTTATCTTGGGTGCTGTTGGTTTATGGCTTTAATGCAAAATTTTATCGGTATTTCTATGATGAGCTTATTTGATTTAAATAAATTATATGGAATTTTATGTGGTGCTGTTTCCCTAGAAGGAGGACATGGAAATGCCATAGCATTTGGTGGTATGGTTGAAGAATTAGGTAATTTAAATAATGCCAAAGTTTTAGCATTAGCTGCTGCAACTTTTGGATTAATTTTTGGTTCTTTATTAGGTGGACCCGTAGCAAGATATCTTATTAATAGACACCATTTAAAAATCACAACCAATCAAGATATTAAAGATACTGATCCTTTAAAACACGAAATTCATATTGCAAGTTATAAAGATTTCTTAAAATCTTTATTTTTAATATTGTGCCTTATGTGTATTGGATTTTACTTAAGCTCTTATTTTACACAACTTAGTGGATATTCTTTACCTAGCTATGTTGGAGCTATGTTAATTGCTATTATAGTAAGAAATATCAATGATATTTTCAATTTTTTTAATATCAATCAATATACTATGGATACTATTAGTGAATTAAGCCTTGGCATTTTTTTAACTATGGCTATGATGAGTTTAAAAATAAATCAATTAAGTGCTGTAGCTACCCCTCTTTTTATCACTCTATTGGTACAAATTTTAGCTTTATTATTTTTTGCAGTTTTCATAGTTTTTAGATTATGTGGAAAAAATTATGATAGCGCCATCATGTGTGCAGGACTTATGGGACATGGTTTAGGTGCCACTCCGAATGCAGTAGCAAATATGAGTGCAGCTTGTGCTAGATATGGTCTTGTTTCTAAACAAGCGTTTTTAATTGTACCTTTATGTGGTGCTGTTTTGATTGATATTGTAGCAATACCTTTAAATACTTATTTAATTAATCTTTTTGCATAACAATATTCTCGCAATTTGCGAGAATATTTATTTAAAGCTCTTTTAGCATTCTCTCATAAGCAGCTTTGGTTCCTGATCTTACATTAGTAAGCAAACTTGCAATAATTATAACAATAGAAGCAGCTATAAATCCTGGTACTATTTCATAAATAGGAAGATTAAACCATTGTGCTAAATAATTTTTCCAAAGAACCACCATACAAGCTCCTGTTATTATTCCTAAAATTGCTCCTACTCTAGTCATTCTACTCCAAAATAAAGAAAAAAGCATTACAGAACCAAAACTTGCTCCAAAACCTGCCCATGCATAAGAAACTATGCTTAAAACACTTGAATTTTTATCTGTAGAAATTAAAAATGCTATAATAGCCACAATTAAAACACCAATTTTACCCAAATTAAGTACAACTTGCGCAGGTGCATCTTCTTTAAAGATTTTTTTATAAAAATCTTCTGCTATAGTAGAACTTGAAACTAAAAGCTGGGAGCTTGCTGTACTCATAATAGCAGCTAAAATAGCAGAAAGTAAAACCCCTGCTATCCAAGGGTTAAATAAAAGTTGAGACATTACAATAAAAATTTTTTCAGGATCACTAAGATTTAATTGAAATTTATGCACATAAGCAATACCTAAAACACCTATGGAACAAGCACTTAAAAGACAAATTATCATCCAAGAAATACCTATAAAGGTAGCACTAGAAATATCTTTAGTGGAACGAATAGACATAAAACGAACTAAAATATGAGGTTGTCCAAAATATCCAAGCCCCCAAGCAAGTGCAGAAATAATACTTATAATTCCTACTCCTTCTTTCATAGATAAAGCTTGAGGTTTAAGCTCTTTTATAGTATATATAACTTCATTAAAACCTCCTAAATGAAAAAGCATTACCAAAGGTACAATAATTAAAGCACTCATCATTAAAAGCCCTTGAATCATATCTGTCCAACAAACTGCTTTATAGCCACCTAAAAAAGTATAAGCTACAATAATAAGTGTTCCTATAGTTAATGCATACTCATAAGCAATTCCAAAAGTACTCTCAAAAAGTTTAGCTCCACTTACAAGCCCTGAAGATACATAAAAAGTAAAAAAAATTAAAATTACTATAGCACATACTACACGTAATATATGCTTATCATCATCAAACCTTGTCTCAAAATAATCAGGAATAGTCAAAGAATTAGCAATAACACTAGTATAAATTCGAAGTCTTTTAGCTACAAAAATCCAATTTAAACTAGCTCCTATAGTCAATCCAATAGCAATATAAGAATCAACCAAACCACTAACATATAAAGCTCCTGGCAAACCTAGTAAAAGCCAACCACTCATATCAGAAGCTCCTGCACTTAATGCAGAAACCACAGGTCCCATAGAACGACCACCTAAAAAATAATCTTCTGTATTTTTATTTTGTCTATAAAAATAAAAACCTATATAAAGCATTAAAGCAGCATAAGCTACAAACATTATTGTTATTGGGGTATTAATTTGAACTGTTTCCATATTTACTCCTTATTAAGTGCTCTTATACCCAAATTCCCATAACGATGAAAAGATATGCTTAAACTTTTTTCGTTATGATAAAATAAAAACTCAAAACGACCATTTAACAATGGCTTATCTCTGATAATAATCTTAGCTTCTTTTGCGGCTTGTATATAAATTTCATCTTCTACACTAGCTATTGCATGATAACGAATTCTTTCAAATTTTTTAAAATTTAAAATACATTTTGCTTTGCTTTCATTAAAAAAATCAATTTTTAAATTTAAAGCCTTGCAAAATTCTTTTACCAAATTCATTTTAGTATTTTCATCATAGCTAATACTAAGAGGAATATTTAAAACACTTGCTCCAACAATCACACCTAAAATATCTTGCAAACTATCATTTTCACATATTCTAAAAAGTAAATTTTTAATTTTGGTGTAAGAAAAAAGATTTTCCTCCCCACGTATTTTTACATAATCTTTTGAAAGACTAAATTCATTTTTATAATGATAAACATAAGATTTAGCCATTAAAATAACATTTTCTAAAGTTTTTTCATTTTCTTTATTTAACTTTAGTTTTATTTTTTCCAAAGCTTTAATAAAATCATTATCAAGTAAATTATCATCAGTCTCATTAGTACTTATATCTAAAAACTGAGTAATATAATTATAAATCCCTACCTTTCTACCAAACCCTATAGCTGATTTTTTAACCCCACCAAAAGGTTGACGCAATACTATAGCTCCTGTAGTAGGCTTATTAATATAAATATTTCCAGCTTCTATATGAGTATGAAAATATTCCCATTCTCTTTCATCTAAACTTTCAAAACCTGCAGTTAAACCATAACCTGTAGAATTAACTATCTCAATAGCTTCTTTTAAATCTTTAGCTTTCATTACACTTAAAATAGGAACAAAAAGCTCATTCATATGAGTAAAATCACCTTTTTTAGTACCATATTTTATGCCTGGGGTCATTAAATAAGGATTATCATCTAAAAATTGGGGCTTTAAAACCCACTCTTCATAAGGTTTAAGTTCATTTAAAGCTTTTTCCACTTTAACACTGGGTTTATCAGCTAAAGTGCCTAATTTATTTTTAAATTCAAAAGGATCCCCCACTGCCATAGAAGCAGCAGCATCGACTAAAGTCTTTTTAAATTCTTCATCTTCATACACTTCTTTTTCTAAAACCAGCAAAGAAGTAGCTGAACATTTTTGACCGCTATTGCTAAAAGCAGAATGAATAATATTTTTAATAGCACTAT from Campylobacter hepaticus includes:
- the putP gene encoding sodium/proline symporter PutP; the encoded protein is METVQINTPITIMFVAYAALMLYIGFYFYRQNKNTEDYFLGGRSMGPVVSALSAGASDMSGWLLLGLPGALYVSGLVDSYIAIGLTIGASLNWIFVAKRLRIYTSVIANSLTIPDYFETRFDDDKHILRVVCAIVILIFFTFYVSSGLVSGAKLFESTFGIAYEYALTIGTLIIVAYTFLGGYKAVCWTDMIQGLLMMSALIIVPLVMLFHLGGFNEVIYTIKELKPQALSMKEGVGIISIISALAWGLGYFGQPHILVRFMSIRSTKDISSATFIGISWMIICLLSACSIGVLGIAYVHKFQLNLSDPEKIFIVMSQLLFNPWIAGVLLSAILAAIMSTASSQLLVSSSTIAEDFYKKIFKEDAPAQVVLNLGKIGVLIVAIIAFLISTDKNSSVLSIVSYAWAGFGASFGSVMLFSLFWSRMTRVGAILGIITGACMVVLWKNYLAQWFNLPIYEIVPGFIAASIVIIIASLLTNVRSGTKAAYERMLKEL
- the yedF gene encoding sulfurtransferase-like selenium metabolism protein YedF, yielding MNINYTLNLEGEPCPYPAIATLEALKQLKSKDILEALCDCPQSINSIPQDAKNYGFKVLKIDQDGPTLRFLIQKP
- the gltS gene encoding sodium/glutamate symporter — its product is MKFESLSVLTLSIGVLLFGMFLKKRFLILEKFCIPAPVIGGFLVSIILYFLTFIEIQVDFDTSLQTPLMVAFFTIIGLSGSFKLLKVGGKMLLIYLGCCWFMALMQNFIGISMMSLFDLNKLYGILCGAVSLEGGHGNAIAFGGMVEELGNLNNAKVLALAAATFGLIFGSLLGGPVARYLINRHHLKITTNQDIKDTDPLKHEIHIASYKDFLKSLFLILCLMCIGFYLSSYFTQLSGYSLPSYVGAMLIAIIVRNINDIFNFFNINQYTMDTISELSLGIFLTMAMMSLKINQLSAVATPLFITLLVQILALLFFAVFIVFRLCGKNYDSAIMCAGLMGHGLGATPNAVANMSAACARYGLVSKQAFLIVPLCGAVLIDIVAIPLNTYLINLFA
- a CDS encoding formimidoylglutamase gives rise to the protein MWQGRNDGDEIIHQRLFKCLNKHSNNKLLGFCSSLGVQRNHGRIGSELAPKIIRNHMANFAIHDNFNFDDLGDIENFDTLETGDHLLYHRCLEILKNNHYGVILGGGHESSLGPIKALLDYKKSVGIINFDAHFDVRIQDLHTSGNSFYKAYEYAKENNYNFSYLCLGANKLSNTQALFQTMENMKANYVLDIEFEKSQELIEKFLKQHEFIYLSIDVDVFSQNIAPGVSAPALFGISLKEILPLLRLIFQSNKVFLADICEFNPRFDIDNHTAKLVAYLVYFLLSKGAI